ATAATAAGATAAGAAATTTGAGATGCCTAAGCTAAATCAGTCACTGAATCATTAGTTCTGATCCCTTTAGAAACTGTAGATTTAAAAAACACTGGAAAATCCCCCAGTAACCATCATTCCAATTACGCTTGGAAGAAGGTCCTCCATGCTCACTCCGACTTCCTGTAAATCTATGTAAGGACAGCTTGCTTCGGACTGTTCTTAAGGGGCCTGATCTATTCCCATGCCTAAATGCTAAAGATATTTCATCTCCAATCAAGCTTGATGTTGAAAACGGTCTGTTTTCCATTTCTTCAAGTGGACCAGAACTGTATTCCATAGTGATGAAGGAAGATGCTTGCCCACATGAGGAATCCTTCTGACTACAACAATCTCCACATGTCTCATCTGTGTCATTGTATATTAACTTAAGAGCCTGCACAACTTCACCCATAAAAGGTCTCTGTGTAACCTCCGTGTGAACACACATTGAAGCGATTGCAGCAACCTTTGCCATGTCATCAAAGTTGTAACTTCCAGCCAAAGATGGATCCACCAGCTGTTCTAGACCTTCTCTACTGGTCAACATTGGCCGTGCCCAAGTTACAAGATTCTCCTGTCCCTGAGGTTGAGACATATCCACTGGCTTTCTGCCTGTGAGAAGTTCAAGCAGCACAACACCATAACTATAAACATCACTTTTGACGAGTAAATGCCCTGTCATTGCATATTCTGGGGCAACATACCTACAAAAATGAACACATCAGATAGAAAAGGCATCAAAATTAAAGTCTGGAATTTGAAATGAACCAAAAAAAAGAATGCACTGTAGCCCCAATTTATTAGACGAATGAACTATAGCTCATAAagcaaaattatttaaagaggAGATAAATCTCCACATGGTTAATATGAAGTATGTAGAAGATTTGATTTTAACTATTAGAATATTAACACTAGAAATCAGTGAAGAACTTTACAATTTGGCATTAAAAAATGTTTAGGCTGTACTTCTTCAAAATGCTGCAGACAGTCTGTccatacacttttttttttttatcagca
The sequence above is a segment of the Phaseolus vulgaris cultivar G19833 chromosome 2, P. vulgaris v2.0, whole genome shotgun sequence genome. Coding sequences within it:
- the LOC137810573 gene encoding receptor-like serine/threonine-protein kinase ALE2, which gives rise to MTGHLLVKSDVYSYGVVLLELLTGRKPVDMSQPQGQENLVTWARPMLTSREGLEQLVDPSLAGSYNFDDMAKVAAIASMCVHTEVTQRPFMGEVVQALKLIYNDTDETCGDCCSQKDSSCGQASSFITMEYSSGPLEEMENRPFSTSSLIGDEISLAFRHGNRSGPLRTVRSKLSLHRFTGSRSEHGGPSSKRNWNDGYWGIFQCFLNLQFLKGSELMIQ